The Cyclopterus lumpus isolate fCycLum1 chromosome 3, fCycLum1.pri, whole genome shotgun sequence genome includes the window cacacacactctctctctctctcaaacacacacattctataTTCCAAGGGGTTCTGAGGCACTACATTTATCTCCAGCAGTCTAGTCTTCGCAGCAGTCTGAGGTCTCCCTGGTTTAGTGTACCAGCATGACAGTGTTAAGTCTAGATGTAGTAGATTATCTCTGGGATCTGCCCATCCTCCACTGATGTACCGTTGTTGTTTCCTGGTgagctaaaaaacaaaaacgttgtCTTGGTCCCCGTCGCTGATTCCTGGGTCACTTTCTTTAACCCCTTTGTGCCATAATGAGAGTCTGGGCCCTGGGGGTGTAAACATGAAAACGCAGATATTATGTTAACCCTAATCAGGTgggttaaaaacaaacaaacagaaaaaaacatcatgtcTATTTATGCAGTAGTACACATTTGAAATACAGCGAGTTCagactgacctttaaggtggcACATGCAGTGTAGCTGACATTGGGTAGGATTTCCACAGGCTCTTTGAACATCACTCTGAACGTGTTTGCTGTGCCGTCACAGTTGAAGCCTGTGTCGTTCTGCCCCAGTGTAATGCGCTTGTCGCTCTCTAAGATCTGCAGAACAGAACTATGTCGTGAGTGGAGGAACAACAGTAAGAAAGCTTCAAATGTTAAAACACGCAGCTGGCAACTGGCTGTGACCAAAACAATGTAATATCCACAAAACATTCCGCTATTTTCACATCTGGCAAATACTGTGACATTTTGGGCTTTCTATTGAAAGAGGGTTATGTTTGTACATTTACAATGAGTTTAACAAATTAGGCAGGGAAAGATGCGCTGTAAAAGAGGCAGGGATTTCTTTATCAGCAGTGTTCTCTGCAGATCAGAATGTTATGCTGATACAAGCCTTGTCACAACTGGAAACACTCGTTCTCCGAGGTAGTACACATTAGCTGTGTGAATTCTAGCAAACCTCTAACTGGAGAGGAATTACAAAACATACAGGAAGCGGGGAAGTGGGTTCACTACACAGCCTTGAAAGGAACAAAACGTAACAAAGACGGTCAAGTAGTGGCACTGATGTGAAATGGATCCTCCGACTTTTTGGTTTTTTGCATTGATGCTTGTGTGAagacaatgtaaaaaaataaaaaaataaagaactgGTGTAATGCATCGATACTAATATGAAAGAAGAATACGCAGCACTTCACATAAGATCATTATGCCTTGATGGCAGAAGTTACCTGTATGTTGACCTGATAGTCTGTGGGTCCATGTATTGAACCATACAGGCCAAAACCCACTATGGATATTCTTTTATTAACATTGAATCTGCAGAAGGAGAAAGGcagatggaaaaagaaaaattagacaaaagaaaaaaataagtaacTTTAGATTAACAACTGACCACCGATGTTGGTCATCTCACCTGATTCTGTCGCTGGTACCACTGTACCCCCATCGACTCTCAACCTGCTGGAACCTATTAATGCTGCACTCCTCCCCCCTGAGGCAGCAGCGGGGCCTGTCGATGTAGTCGACCCGTGGTTTGGGGTTTACTGTAAAGTGTAAAAACAGATTTACCACCTCCCGATCGAACAATATTCCAGACTGGGCAGGCCCTGTTGCACAAGAAAGAATATCAAgctggtttctgtggtttgagctgTATGGACACATCAGGAACTTGATGAAAATGTTTGGCTGAAATGGTcagaatgaaggaaaaaaacaaaacaaagtaccaTTGCAGGAAGAGGAACAAATGATATACTTTTGGTGCGCTTACCTGCAGCAAACTCCTCCACGGTCATGAGCGGGAAGCGAATGAGCGGGAGGGCTTTGCCCAGAACCTTCTGTTTGTTCTCAGAGGTCGGGGGAAGCTGTTGTCTGTAACACTCGGCCTCTGCCCAGCGTACCACCGCCCCGAACAAGCGGTTCTCCCTGATGCTGAGAGTGTCCCTTTGTAGCACTGCACATAAGGTGTCTATGCGTACAGAGTAGTCGTCAGTTTACATCCAaacaaggagagaaaaacattttgtcaaGAAGACTCACATACCAAGGTCAATATCTGTAAAACCCTCTGCGTTTATTGCATCCGCAGTGCTTTTGTCTATGGTGTCCAAGCACAGACTGGCAAATTGAGGCTCGTCAAATAACCTTGCCTGTAATCAAAGCACAAAATAAGCCACATTAGTATCTATTAGTAGATACtggtcatttattttcatgcaccaaaggatttttaaaaatcgGTCTCCTTTTTATACTAAATATTGTGTGAGACTAACCAAAAGCCGATTCTAACACCACCTGATTTAGGAAATCCAATATTCAAGTCTGATAGATTAAGCTTTTTGGCCAAAATAATCACTCAAAACTTAACTTAAAATGATTAATCGAGCGATGGCACTGGTAACGAAGAGTACACTGCTGGAGATGCGTGTCTGTTGCTCTTTGTgttggaaaataataaaaaaggagtgGTTTTTGATAAGCAGCTGAGCATGCGGCTTGACGGCGAGCAGCCAGCGTCAGACAAAATGCTTAACCCAAACAAAATGGCAGCATGAACCAAAAATAGCACAAGCTAATGTCATAAAAACTCAACCATTGATGGCTGCAAGATGGTCCTGTGGGgatacacagaaagaaaaatggcTTCAtcctccactggaagggccGCTGTCTGATAGTTTCCAGCAGATGGGATGGAATTGTTATTACATGATTTCCTATTTGGCCCCAGGAGACAGCTGTAAAAATCTGATCACAACATTATTAAAACCATCTGCTTTAAGATtcgtatttattttgtgtgtctcAAAGGGTGAATTCACATAAAATACTGTGAACatattttctcactttctcCTGGTGGTTTCTGACCAAGAAGTTTCTGCTGCCACTCCCATAAAATTGGAGGTTAACAGGGAATTAACTTGTGCTGCTCAAAGCATCAAAATAGTAGCAAAGCTCAACAGCAATGCGTGGATCCAGAAGTAATGTCCCAGCTGATACCACCATTTCTGGAAAGACATGTCAAGACTGTCAAATGTCACTTTTGATCACCTCACAATAAATCTCAGAGACAAATAACTCCAAACCTCAGCACAGGAAAattgtaaaatatctgaatatgtctgtgtgtaatATTGAATATTACTGTGGGgagactatgggtcagtggttagcatgtgaGTGGTTAGCTTACGGCCCTAGTCGATacgtccttgagcaaggcacttgaCCCTGATTtgcgtagctgtgtctacagtgtatgaatgtaagtcgctttggataaaagcgtcagctaaatgaaatgtaatgaatatgtctgtgtgtaatACCTGAATATGTATGGGGCTAGGGAGATAATGGGAATTTTGTAATCTTGATAGATGGAAATTCAAGGTGTCAAACCAAAGGTTAATGCCAGAGAGGGTAGGCGTCAAGCATGTACTAGACAGTAGCTGTGACAATAACCTGAGTGAGGAGCATGAACGCGTTGTCGGCTCTGAGGTGCTTGGTGAGGAACTCCACACAGTGGCTCTCCAGAGCAGGGACCGCGTACTTCTTTGCCGTATACAGAGTCGTCATCACAGTCTCAGGACCAATGTGGACCTCGTCCGAATACAAGAACCTGTGGAGAGGAAACGGGCAGCAGAACAATGGTCACGGTCAGGCATTCATGTTGTTACCCACCGAAGAATTCAGGAAATCTATCACATTCAACTAGAAATGCATTTGCAGTTCGTAGATGGTGTCCAACCAGATAGTGTTCGTCAAAAGCATTACGTCTCAGTAACAAACCTCACTACTTCTCTGCTTGCAGCAGAAATCTATCCGCGTGGCACAGAATTGAAAAACTATCCAAAAGACGGCATCAAGTGTCAAATGTATAGTCTTAATGTTTACTTTTTCTCTTATCAGACAGAACCTGATTTTAgactgcattttctttttttggggatgGGTGGGATACTCTGGTACAGCAGCTGTTTTTTGCAACATTTGAGGTCTTAAATGTTGTAAATATTAACTTAATCAAATGGAAAAAGCGGATTTGTAGAACAAACAAGTTTTCATTTCATAAAGTAAAAAGGCATCTATAAAAGCAAAATACCCAGCTCAACAAAGCAGGTGTGATTACTATTCTGTTAAGGTGTACAGGGGCACACACCTACAAATACccagcacacatgcacttaaaagacacaacaaaaataaaaacactgctgTGGTGATACATTTGACATGAACAACACTACATTGCAAACAAAGAGCTCCGTCTCCCGTCTAAAACGGTACCCATCATAAAAACACAGCTCAAGTGTCTTTATTACTATTCATCCAAAGGAAGAACTGATCACACTTTACGGTCTTTGAGCAATTAAACAGTTAATGCACTTCATCTCTCACCTAAATCCCATAACAAAACATGTTCTCTTCAGTTTCTAGAACTTCTGGTAGTCTGAACCTGACTGTGCACAGAGAGATCTTTGACATGGACCCATGTCTCTACAGTCTACTATACTTGGCAATGTGTGTGACAGGGCTACTGATCTGAGAGTTAGACTGGCTTTTCCCAGTGTGCAGTACAATGACTTTCTCAGGGCCCAGATCCTCCCGTACACCTAGCTGGAGCTGCATGTTGCTAGACGGACAGATCAATGACCCAGTGGGCTTTAACTTGGTGCCCGGTGGTCACCTGTCCTACCTGAGCAGGGCGAGGAAGGCTGCGGGCTCCACATCCGGCAGCTCTATTTCAGTCGAGGTCGTGGCCATCCCACCGTTGAACATGGCATCAAACACGGCACTGCCGGCGGCCAGGACGAATTTGTGGGCCGGTATCCTCTGGGCCTGTCTGCCCTTCCCCACGATGAACCGGACATCGCTGAGCAGCTCGTTGTTGAAGAGGAAGGCGAAGCGCTCCTTCAGGGAGCTCTTCGTCGCCTGCCAGTTGTACATGGGCTCCCGGTGAAGGCCGAGGGCGGGCGGGGAGGCGGACCGGGCAGAACCGGAGGCTGGCACGTTGGAGAGCACCGCTCCGACTCCAGACTGAACCGAGTTGAACGCTGCTGCCTCCTGACCGTCATGGTTTGACGCtaagccgccgccgccgccgctcccGGTCGCCATAACGACACGTTTCTAATTTCTATTGACTGTGTAGAAAGCCCCGTTAATGTCACCGGAGAATACACCGACCGGACCGTGTGTGCGTCGGTTCTTATTTACGTGGTATCCATCGCGGCGGACGCCATCATCCTTTGATGTggagctagctaacgttatctGCTAGCTTGTTGCGTTCCTCCAGAAATGACGCAGACGCACTTCcttcaaaacaacacaacttTATTAGTCGGTTCAAGAGCAACAAAACAATCATGAAGGGACAAGAAAATAAGCAAAAAGGccaatatataaaaagatgaCTGAACTAAAATATTCGAGCTATGTTGATGtgatatattacaaatatacaGTTGCTGTTAAAGCaacgtttgtttttgttagtaAATTAGCATTTGTTAAAAGACAATGTTGCCCCAATAAAAAATTACGTCAGGAATATGTATacaattaaacatatttaaatcagCAATTATCATATGAATCCTGTTTTTTATTCAGGGGTttattatattacaaatatttataAATCAGATGACAagcatattaatatatatttacttatatatCATTGGTATccataaatgtacatatatacatttataaacaaatacattcatacatttatttgtatacttttaaatgttctatTTCCAATCGACCACTACATTTGAGTTATTCAGCTAATAACGCTAGCTCGTCTATTGAATAAAGCTGCAATATACACTAAAATCATTCTCTGTCATTGTGATGTGAAcatctctctttatctctctctctccctctctcgctacTCTCAcaaaacgtacacacacacacacacacacacacacacacacacacacacgcacatacacacacacacacacacacacagaaagcgagagagagagagagtgaaagggaGAAAGACATGACAGAGCTGtatgaggggccgtttaggccataactattgagacactctcacacgcactactgaaacacttacacacatactaatgaaacactcgtacattcactattgaaacacttgtacactcactactgaaacacttacacaca containing:
- the LOC117727489 gene encoding BTB/POZ domain-containing protein 1-like isoform X2, which codes for MATGSGGGGGLASNHDGQEAAAFNSVQSGVGAVLSNVPASGSARSASPPALGLHREPMYNWQATKSSLKERFAFLFNNELLSDVRFIVGKGRQAQRIPAHKFVLAAGSAVFDAMFNGGMATTSTEIELPDVEPAAFLALLRFLYSDEVHIGPETVMTTLYTAKKYAVPALESHCVEFLTKHLRADNAFMLLTQARLFDEPQFASLCLDTIDKSTADAINAEGFTDIDLDTLCAVLQRDTLSIRENRLFGAVVRWAEAECYRQQLPPTSENKQKVLGKALPLIRFPLMTVEEFAAVNPKPRVDYIDRPRCCLRGEECSINRFQQVESRWGYSGTSDRIRFNVNKRISIVGFGLYGSIHGPTDYQVNIQILESDKRITLGQNDTGFNCDGTANTFRVMFKEPVEILPNVSYTACATLKGPDSHYGTKGLKKVTQESATGTKTTFLFFSSPGNNNGTSVEDGQIPEIIYYI
- the LOC117727489 gene encoding BTB/POZ domain-containing protein 1-like isoform X1, with the protein product MATGSGGGGGLASNHDGQEAAAFNSVQSGVGAVLSNVPASGSARSASPPALGLHREPMYNWQATKSSLKERFAFLFNNELLSDVRFIVGKGRQAQRIPAHKFVLAAGSAVFDAMFNGGMATTSTEIELPDVEPAAFLALLRFLYSDEVHIGPETVMTTLYTAKKYAVPALESHCVEFLTKHLRADNAFMLLTQARLFDEPQFASLCLDTIDKSTADAINAEGFTDIDLDTLCAVLQRDTLSIRENRLFGAVVRWAEAECYRQQLPPTSENKQKVLGKALPLIRFPLMTVEEFAAGPAQSGILFDREVVNLFLHFTVNPKPRVDYIDRPRCCLRGEECSINRFQQVESRWGYSGTSDRIRFNVNKRISIVGFGLYGSIHGPTDYQVNIQILESDKRITLGQNDTGFNCDGTANTFRVMFKEPVEILPNVSYTACATLKGPDSHYGTKGLKKVTQESATGTKTTFLFFSSPGNNNGTSVEDGQIPEIIYYI